In Cuculus canorus isolate bCucCan1 chromosome 27, bCucCan1.pri, whole genome shotgun sequence, the following proteins share a genomic window:
- the MIER2 gene encoding mesoderm induction early response protein 2 isoform X6 gives MTKRDGHFTSTLMASVGRQSPRVVPYPARSLCPGEPGLPSTAVVSMGSADHRLNLAEILSQNYGVREEREDDDTQEKQKSIEELEKSFSASQSSEMPFEELLALYGYEASDPISEQDSESNDITPNLPDMTLDKEQIAKDLLSGEEEEETQSSADDLTPSVTSHDASDLFPNQPGSNSFLADEDKEPCSSPCASSMAEDSEEDSIPSNDCKKEIMVGPQYQATVPILHISRHGEKVLFLLAYENEDQLLWDPNVLPEREVEEFLYCAVKRRWEELSSSGLPEGEMVKDNEQALYELVKCNFNAEEALRRLRFNVKVIRDELCAWSEEECRNFEHGFRVHGKNFHLIQANKVRTRSVGECVEYYYMWKKSERYDCFTQQTRLGRKKYVLHPGATDFTDNDLDGGEVENASRSRSSPPIPSATSCLDSHFGQDQLAIESAEPLSVESTACSLGSMSESGQGYECSTPVETNCSFDPTEETSSGAISASCTRHTVSPSGSGLFALPPTGPGLAEKQETLQSSGETITMDFTLPVDINEGLPLIAGPVDLDRAPEAVVAPAQVSLSVTDFGLIGIGDVNSFLTAHQACPAPVARSEPLSQ, from the exons ATGACAAAACGTGATGGCCATTTCACCAGCACACTTATG GCCTCGGTTGGCCGGCAGAGCCCGAGGGTGGTGCCATACCCAGCCCGCAGTTTATGTCCTGGAGAGCCTGGCCTTCCGAGTACAGCAG TTGTGTCAATGGGCTCAGCCGATCACCGACTGAACCTAGCAGAAATCCTGTCACAGAACTACGGCGTAcgggaggaaagggaagatgatGATActcaggagaagcagaaatcgatagaggagctggagaagagtTTCAGTGCCTCTCAG AGCAGTGAAATGCCATTTGAGGAGCTGCTTGCACTTTATGGCTATGAGGCATCCGATCCTATCTCGGAGCAGGACAGTGAGAGCAATGATATTACTCCAAACCTCCCAGATATGACTCTGGATAAG GAACAAATAGCGAAGGATTTGCTttcaggggaagaagaggaggagacacAGTCTTCAGCTGATGATCTGACTCCATCCGTCACATCCCACGATGCATCGGACCTATTCCCAAACCAACCTGGCT CAAACAGCTTCCTTGCTGATGAAGACAAAGAGCCATGTTCATCTCCCTGTGCCTCCTCCATGGCTGAGGATTCAGAGgaggattccatcccatccaACGACTGTAAGAAG GAGATCATGGTCGGACCTCAGTACCAAGCCACTGTTCCCATCCTCCACATAAGCAGGCATGGTGAAAAAG tgctttttcttttagccTACGAGAATGAAGACCAGCTGCTTTGGGACCCAAACGTGCTCCCAGAGAGAGAGGTGGAAGAGTTCCTGTACTGTGCAGTGAAGCGGCGATGGGAGGAATTGTCTAGCAGCGGCCTGCCAGAAGGAGAGATGGTGAAGGACAACGAACAG GCTTTATATGAGCTGGTTAAATGCAACTTTAATGCAGAAGAGGCGCTGCGGAGGCTACGGTTCAATGTGAAGGTCATCAGAG ATGAACTTTGTGCTTGGAGTGAGGAAGAGTGTAGAAATTTTGAACACGGCTTCAGGGTCCATGGGAAAAACTTCCATCTTATCCAAGCAAACAAG GTCCGTACTCGGTCAGTGGGCGAGTGTGTGGAGTATTACTACATGTGGAAAAAATCAGAACGCTATGACTGCTTCACTCAGCAGACTCGTTTAGGAAGGAAGAAGTACGTCCTCCACCCTGGAGCCAC GGATTTCACCGACAACGACTTGGATGGGGGTGAAGTAGAAAACGCCAGTCGTTCTCGGAGCTCCCCACCGATTCCTTCTGCAACGAGCTGCCTGGATTCTCACTTTGGCCAAGATCAGCTGGCAATAGAGAGCGCAG AGCCCCTGAGTGTGGAGAGCACAGCCTGCAGCCTGGGCAGCATGAGTGAATCGGGGCAAGGCTATGAGTGCAGCACTCCTGTGGAGACGAATTGTTCCTTTGACCCCACGGAGGAGACGTCCTCGGGCGCCATCTCAGCTTCCTGCACGCGACACACAGTCAGCCCCTCAGGATCAGGGCTTTTTGCTTTGCCACCAACAGGACCAGGACTAGCGGAGAAGCAGGAGACGTTGCAGAGCTCTGGTGAGACGATAACCATGGACTTCACTCTCCCTGTAGACATTAATGAGGGTTTGCCTTTAATTGCTGGCCCTGTGGATTTGGACAGAGCCCCAGAGGCAGTGGTGGCCCCTGCGCAAGTGTCCTTATCGGTCACAGATTTTGGCCTCATTGGCATCGGAGATGTAAATAGTTTTCTGACTGCTCACCAGGCTTGCCCAGCGCCTGTGGCTCGGTCGGAGCCTTTGTCGCAGTGA
- the MIER2 gene encoding mesoderm induction early response protein 2 isoform X7, producing MTKRDGHFTSTLMASVGRQSPRVVPYPARSLCPGEPGLPSTAVVSMGSADHRLNLAEILSQNYGVREEREDDDTQEKQKSIEELEKSFSASQSSEMPFEELLALYGYEASDPISEQDSESNDITPNLPDMTLDKEQIAKDLLSGEEEEETQSSADDLTPSVTSHDASDLFPNQPGSNSFLADEDKEPCSSPCASSMAEDSEEDSIPSNDCKKEIMVGPQYQATVPILHISRHGEKAYENEDQLLWDPNVLPEREVEEFLYCAVKRRWEELSSSGLPEGEMVKDNEQALYELVKCNFNAEEALRRLRFNVKVIRDELCAWSEEECRNFEHGFRVHGKNFHLIQANKVRTRSVGECVEYYYMWKKSERYDCFTQQTRLGRKKYVLHPGATDFTDNDLDGGEVENASRSRSSPPIPSATSCLDSHFGQDQLAIESAEPLSVESTACSLGSMSESGQGYECSTPVETNCSFDPTEETSSGAISASCTRHTVSPSGSGLFALPPTGPGLAEKQETLQSSGETITMDFTLPVDINEGLPLIAGPVDLDRAPEAVVAPAQVSLSVTDFGLIGIGDVNSFLTAHQACPAPVARSEPLSQ from the exons ATGACAAAACGTGATGGCCATTTCACCAGCACACTTATG GCCTCGGTTGGCCGGCAGAGCCCGAGGGTGGTGCCATACCCAGCCCGCAGTTTATGTCCTGGAGAGCCTGGCCTTCCGAGTACAGCAG TTGTGTCAATGGGCTCAGCCGATCACCGACTGAACCTAGCAGAAATCCTGTCACAGAACTACGGCGTAcgggaggaaagggaagatgatGATActcaggagaagcagaaatcgatagaggagctggagaagagtTTCAGTGCCTCTCAG AGCAGTGAAATGCCATTTGAGGAGCTGCTTGCACTTTATGGCTATGAGGCATCCGATCCTATCTCGGAGCAGGACAGTGAGAGCAATGATATTACTCCAAACCTCCCAGATATGACTCTGGATAAG GAACAAATAGCGAAGGATTTGCTttcaggggaagaagaggaggagacacAGTCTTCAGCTGATGATCTGACTCCATCCGTCACATCCCACGATGCATCGGACCTATTCCCAAACCAACCTGGCT CAAACAGCTTCCTTGCTGATGAAGACAAAGAGCCATGTTCATCTCCCTGTGCCTCCTCCATGGCTGAGGATTCAGAGgaggattccatcccatccaACGACTGTAAGAAG GAGATCATGGTCGGACCTCAGTACCAAGCCACTGTTCCCATCCTCCACATAAGCAGGCATGGTGAAAAAG ccTACGAGAATGAAGACCAGCTGCTTTGGGACCCAAACGTGCTCCCAGAGAGAGAGGTGGAAGAGTTCCTGTACTGTGCAGTGAAGCGGCGATGGGAGGAATTGTCTAGCAGCGGCCTGCCAGAAGGAGAGATGGTGAAGGACAACGAACAG GCTTTATATGAGCTGGTTAAATGCAACTTTAATGCAGAAGAGGCGCTGCGGAGGCTACGGTTCAATGTGAAGGTCATCAGAG ATGAACTTTGTGCTTGGAGTGAGGAAGAGTGTAGAAATTTTGAACACGGCTTCAGGGTCCATGGGAAAAACTTCCATCTTATCCAAGCAAACAAG GTCCGTACTCGGTCAGTGGGCGAGTGTGTGGAGTATTACTACATGTGGAAAAAATCAGAACGCTATGACTGCTTCACTCAGCAGACTCGTTTAGGAAGGAAGAAGTACGTCCTCCACCCTGGAGCCAC GGATTTCACCGACAACGACTTGGATGGGGGTGAAGTAGAAAACGCCAGTCGTTCTCGGAGCTCCCCACCGATTCCTTCTGCAACGAGCTGCCTGGATTCTCACTTTGGCCAAGATCAGCTGGCAATAGAGAGCGCAG AGCCCCTGAGTGTGGAGAGCACAGCCTGCAGCCTGGGCAGCATGAGTGAATCGGGGCAAGGCTATGAGTGCAGCACTCCTGTGGAGACGAATTGTTCCTTTGACCCCACGGAGGAGACGTCCTCGGGCGCCATCTCAGCTTCCTGCACGCGACACACAGTCAGCCCCTCAGGATCAGGGCTTTTTGCTTTGCCACCAACAGGACCAGGACTAGCGGAGAAGCAGGAGACGTTGCAGAGCTCTGGTGAGACGATAACCATGGACTTCACTCTCCCTGTAGACATTAATGAGGGTTTGCCTTTAATTGCTGGCCCTGTGGATTTGGACAGAGCCCCAGAGGCAGTGGTGGCCCCTGCGCAAGTGTCCTTATCGGTCACAGATTTTGGCCTCATTGGCATCGGAGATGTAAATAGTTTTCTGACTGCTCACCAGGCTTGCCCAGCGCCTGTGGCTCGGTCGGAGCCTTTGTCGCAGTGA
- the MIER2 gene encoding mesoderm induction early response protein 2 isoform X3 yields MTKRDGHFTSTLMASVGRQSPRVVPYPARSLCPGEPGLPSTAVVSMGSADHRLNLAEILSQNYGVREEREDDDTQEKQKSIEELEKSFSASQLVLYSVIVPFLMKLCPPLAQSSEMPFEELLALYGYEASDPISEQDSESNDITPNLPDMTLDKEQIAKDLLSGEEEEETQSSADDLTPSVTSHDASDLFPNQPGSNSFLADEDKEPCSSPCASSMAEDSEEDSIPSNDCKKEIMVGPQYQATVPILHISRHGEKVLFLLAYENEDQLLWDPNVLPEREVEEFLYCAVKRRWEELSSSGLPEGEMVKDNEQALYELVKCNFNAEEALRRLRFNVKVIRDELCAWSEEECRNFEHGFRVHGKNFHLIQANKVRTRSVGECVEYYYMWKKSERYDCFTQQTRLGRKKDFTDNDLDGGEVENASRSRSSPPIPSATSCLDSHFGQDQLAIESAEPLSVESTACSLGSMSESGQGYECSTPVETNCSFDPTEETSSGAISASCTRHTVSPSGSGLFALPPTGPGLAEKQETLQSSGETITMDFTLPVDINEGLPLIAGPVDLDRAPEAVVAPAQVSLSVTDFGLIGIGDVNSFLTAHQACPAPVARSEPLSQ; encoded by the exons ATGACAAAACGTGATGGCCATTTCACCAGCACACTTATG GCCTCGGTTGGCCGGCAGAGCCCGAGGGTGGTGCCATACCCAGCCCGCAGTTTATGTCCTGGAGAGCCTGGCCTTCCGAGTACAGCAG TTGTGTCAATGGGCTCAGCCGATCACCGACTGAACCTAGCAGAAATCCTGTCACAGAACTACGGCGTAcgggaggaaagggaagatgatGATActcaggagaagcagaaatcgatagaggagctggagaagagtTTCAGTGCCTCTCAG CTGGTGCTGTACTCGGTGATTGTTCCATTCCTGATGAAGCTTTGTCCTCCTCTCGCTCAGAGCAGTGAAATGCCATTTGAGGAGCTGCTTGCACTTTATGGCTATGAGGCATCCGATCCTATCTCGGAGCAGGACAGTGAGAGCAATGATATTACTCCAAACCTCCCAGATATGACTCTGGATAAG GAACAAATAGCGAAGGATTTGCTttcaggggaagaagaggaggagacacAGTCTTCAGCTGATGATCTGACTCCATCCGTCACATCCCACGATGCATCGGACCTATTCCCAAACCAACCTGGCT CAAACAGCTTCCTTGCTGATGAAGACAAAGAGCCATGTTCATCTCCCTGTGCCTCCTCCATGGCTGAGGATTCAGAGgaggattccatcccatccaACGACTGTAAGAAG GAGATCATGGTCGGACCTCAGTACCAAGCCACTGTTCCCATCCTCCACATAAGCAGGCATGGTGAAAAAG tgctttttcttttagccTACGAGAATGAAGACCAGCTGCTTTGGGACCCAAACGTGCTCCCAGAGAGAGAGGTGGAAGAGTTCCTGTACTGTGCAGTGAAGCGGCGATGGGAGGAATTGTCTAGCAGCGGCCTGCCAGAAGGAGAGATGGTGAAGGACAACGAACAG GCTTTATATGAGCTGGTTAAATGCAACTTTAATGCAGAAGAGGCGCTGCGGAGGCTACGGTTCAATGTGAAGGTCATCAGAG ATGAACTTTGTGCTTGGAGTGAGGAAGAGTGTAGAAATTTTGAACACGGCTTCAGGGTCCATGGGAAAAACTTCCATCTTATCCAAGCAAACAAG GTCCGTACTCGGTCAGTGGGCGAGTGTGTGGAGTATTACTACATGTGGAAAAAATCAGAACGCTATGACTGCTTCACTCAGCAGACTCGTTTAGGAAGGAAGAA GGATTTCACCGACAACGACTTGGATGGGGGTGAAGTAGAAAACGCCAGTCGTTCTCGGAGCTCCCCACCGATTCCTTCTGCAACGAGCTGCCTGGATTCTCACTTTGGCCAAGATCAGCTGGCAATAGAGAGCGCAG AGCCCCTGAGTGTGGAGAGCACAGCCTGCAGCCTGGGCAGCATGAGTGAATCGGGGCAAGGCTATGAGTGCAGCACTCCTGTGGAGACGAATTGTTCCTTTGACCCCACGGAGGAGACGTCCTCGGGCGCCATCTCAGCTTCCTGCACGCGACACACAGTCAGCCCCTCAGGATCAGGGCTTTTTGCTTTGCCACCAACAGGACCAGGACTAGCGGAGAAGCAGGAGACGTTGCAGAGCTCTGGTGAGACGATAACCATGGACTTCACTCTCCCTGTAGACATTAATGAGGGTTTGCCTTTAATTGCTGGCCCTGTGGATTTGGACAGAGCCCCAGAGGCAGTGGTGGCCCCTGCGCAAGTGTCCTTATCGGTCACAGATTTTGGCCTCATTGGCATCGGAGATGTAAATAGTTTTCTGACTGCTCACCAGGCTTGCCCAGCGCCTGTGGCTCGGTCGGAGCCTTTGTCGCAGTGA
- the MIER2 gene encoding mesoderm induction early response protein 2 isoform X5, with amino-acid sequence MAEASVGRQSPRVVPYPARSLCPGEPGLPSTAVVSMGSADHRLNLAEILSQNYGVREEREDDDTQEKQKSIEELEKSFSASQLVLYSVIVPFLMKLCPPLAQSSEMPFEELLALYGYEASDPISEQDSESNDITPNLPDMTLDKEQIAKDLLSGEEEEETQSSADDLTPSVTSHDASDLFPNQPGSNSFLADEDKEPCSSPCASSMAEDSEEDSIPSNDCKKEIMVGPQYQATVPILHISRHGEKVLFLLAYENEDQLLWDPNVLPEREVEEFLYCAVKRRWEELSSSGLPEGEMVKDNEQALYELVKCNFNAEEALRRLRFNVKVIRDELCAWSEEECRNFEHGFRVHGKNFHLIQANKVRTRSVGECVEYYYMWKKSERYDCFTQQTRLGRKKYVLHPGATDFTDNDLDGGEVENASRSRSSPPIPSATSCLDSHFGQDQLAIESAEPLSVESTACSLGSMSESGQGYECSTPVETNCSFDPTEETSSGAISASCTRHTVSPSGSGLFALPPTGPGLAEKQETLQSSGETITMDFTLPVDINEGLPLIAGPVDLDRAPEAVVAPAQVSLSVTDFGLIGIGDVNSFLTAHQACPAPVARSEPLSQ; translated from the exons ATGGCGGAG GCCTCGGTTGGCCGGCAGAGCCCGAGGGTGGTGCCATACCCAGCCCGCAGTTTATGTCCTGGAGAGCCTGGCCTTCCGAGTACAGCAG TTGTGTCAATGGGCTCAGCCGATCACCGACTGAACCTAGCAGAAATCCTGTCACAGAACTACGGCGTAcgggaggaaagggaagatgatGATActcaggagaagcagaaatcgatagaggagctggagaagagtTTCAGTGCCTCTCAG CTGGTGCTGTACTCGGTGATTGTTCCATTCCTGATGAAGCTTTGTCCTCCTCTCGCTCAGAGCAGTGAAATGCCATTTGAGGAGCTGCTTGCACTTTATGGCTATGAGGCATCCGATCCTATCTCGGAGCAGGACAGTGAGAGCAATGATATTACTCCAAACCTCCCAGATATGACTCTGGATAAG GAACAAATAGCGAAGGATTTGCTttcaggggaagaagaggaggagacacAGTCTTCAGCTGATGATCTGACTCCATCCGTCACATCCCACGATGCATCGGACCTATTCCCAAACCAACCTGGCT CAAACAGCTTCCTTGCTGATGAAGACAAAGAGCCATGTTCATCTCCCTGTGCCTCCTCCATGGCTGAGGATTCAGAGgaggattccatcccatccaACGACTGTAAGAAG GAGATCATGGTCGGACCTCAGTACCAAGCCACTGTTCCCATCCTCCACATAAGCAGGCATGGTGAAAAAG tgctttttcttttagccTACGAGAATGAAGACCAGCTGCTTTGGGACCCAAACGTGCTCCCAGAGAGAGAGGTGGAAGAGTTCCTGTACTGTGCAGTGAAGCGGCGATGGGAGGAATTGTCTAGCAGCGGCCTGCCAGAAGGAGAGATGGTGAAGGACAACGAACAG GCTTTATATGAGCTGGTTAAATGCAACTTTAATGCAGAAGAGGCGCTGCGGAGGCTACGGTTCAATGTGAAGGTCATCAGAG ATGAACTTTGTGCTTGGAGTGAGGAAGAGTGTAGAAATTTTGAACACGGCTTCAGGGTCCATGGGAAAAACTTCCATCTTATCCAAGCAAACAAG GTCCGTACTCGGTCAGTGGGCGAGTGTGTGGAGTATTACTACATGTGGAAAAAATCAGAACGCTATGACTGCTTCACTCAGCAGACTCGTTTAGGAAGGAAGAAGTACGTCCTCCACCCTGGAGCCAC GGATTTCACCGACAACGACTTGGATGGGGGTGAAGTAGAAAACGCCAGTCGTTCTCGGAGCTCCCCACCGATTCCTTCTGCAACGAGCTGCCTGGATTCTCACTTTGGCCAAGATCAGCTGGCAATAGAGAGCGCAG AGCCCCTGAGTGTGGAGAGCACAGCCTGCAGCCTGGGCAGCATGAGTGAATCGGGGCAAGGCTATGAGTGCAGCACTCCTGTGGAGACGAATTGTTCCTTTGACCCCACGGAGGAGACGTCCTCGGGCGCCATCTCAGCTTCCTGCACGCGACACACAGTCAGCCCCTCAGGATCAGGGCTTTTTGCTTTGCCACCAACAGGACCAGGACTAGCGGAGAAGCAGGAGACGTTGCAGAGCTCTGGTGAGACGATAACCATGGACTTCACTCTCCCTGTAGACATTAATGAGGGTTTGCCTTTAATTGCTGGCCCTGTGGATTTGGACAGAGCCCCAGAGGCAGTGGTGGCCCCTGCGCAAGTGTCCTTATCGGTCACAGATTTTGGCCTCATTGGCATCGGAGATGTAAATAGTTTTCTGACTGCTCACCAGGCTTGCCCAGCGCCTGTGGCTCGGTCGGAGCCTTTGTCGCAGTGA
- the MIER2 gene encoding mesoderm induction early response protein 2 isoform X2 has product MTKRDGHFTSTLMASVGRQSPRVVPYPARSLCPGEPGLPSTAVVSMGSADHRLNLAEILSQNYGVREEREDDDTQEKQKSIEELEKSFSASQLVLYSVIVPFLMKLCPPLAQSSEMPFEELLALYGYEASDPISEQDSESNDITPNLPDMTLDKEQIAKDLLSGEEEEETQSSADDLTPSVTSHDASDLFPNQPGSNSFLADEDKEPCSSPCASSMAEDSEEDSIPSNDCKKEIMVGPQYQATVPILHISRHGEKAYENEDQLLWDPNVLPEREVEEFLYCAVKRRWEELSSSGLPEGEMVKDNEQALYELVKCNFNAEEALRRLRFNVKVIRDELCAWSEEECRNFEHGFRVHGKNFHLIQANKVRTRSVGECVEYYYMWKKSERYDCFTQQTRLGRKKYVLHPGATDFTDNDLDGGEVENASRSRSSPPIPSATSCLDSHFGQDQLAIESAEPLSVESTACSLGSMSESGQGYECSTPVETNCSFDPTEETSSGAISASCTRHTVSPSGSGLFALPPTGPGLAEKQETLQSSGETITMDFTLPVDINEGLPLIAGPVDLDRAPEAVVAPAQVSLSVTDFGLIGIGDVNSFLTAHQACPAPVARSEPLSQ; this is encoded by the exons ATGACAAAACGTGATGGCCATTTCACCAGCACACTTATG GCCTCGGTTGGCCGGCAGAGCCCGAGGGTGGTGCCATACCCAGCCCGCAGTTTATGTCCTGGAGAGCCTGGCCTTCCGAGTACAGCAG TTGTGTCAATGGGCTCAGCCGATCACCGACTGAACCTAGCAGAAATCCTGTCACAGAACTACGGCGTAcgggaggaaagggaagatgatGATActcaggagaagcagaaatcgatagaggagctggagaagagtTTCAGTGCCTCTCAG CTGGTGCTGTACTCGGTGATTGTTCCATTCCTGATGAAGCTTTGTCCTCCTCTCGCTCAGAGCAGTGAAATGCCATTTGAGGAGCTGCTTGCACTTTATGGCTATGAGGCATCCGATCCTATCTCGGAGCAGGACAGTGAGAGCAATGATATTACTCCAAACCTCCCAGATATGACTCTGGATAAG GAACAAATAGCGAAGGATTTGCTttcaggggaagaagaggaggagacacAGTCTTCAGCTGATGATCTGACTCCATCCGTCACATCCCACGATGCATCGGACCTATTCCCAAACCAACCTGGCT CAAACAGCTTCCTTGCTGATGAAGACAAAGAGCCATGTTCATCTCCCTGTGCCTCCTCCATGGCTGAGGATTCAGAGgaggattccatcccatccaACGACTGTAAGAAG GAGATCATGGTCGGACCTCAGTACCAAGCCACTGTTCCCATCCTCCACATAAGCAGGCATGGTGAAAAAG ccTACGAGAATGAAGACCAGCTGCTTTGGGACCCAAACGTGCTCCCAGAGAGAGAGGTGGAAGAGTTCCTGTACTGTGCAGTGAAGCGGCGATGGGAGGAATTGTCTAGCAGCGGCCTGCCAGAAGGAGAGATGGTGAAGGACAACGAACAG GCTTTATATGAGCTGGTTAAATGCAACTTTAATGCAGAAGAGGCGCTGCGGAGGCTACGGTTCAATGTGAAGGTCATCAGAG ATGAACTTTGTGCTTGGAGTGAGGAAGAGTGTAGAAATTTTGAACACGGCTTCAGGGTCCATGGGAAAAACTTCCATCTTATCCAAGCAAACAAG GTCCGTACTCGGTCAGTGGGCGAGTGTGTGGAGTATTACTACATGTGGAAAAAATCAGAACGCTATGACTGCTTCACTCAGCAGACTCGTTTAGGAAGGAAGAAGTACGTCCTCCACCCTGGAGCCAC GGATTTCACCGACAACGACTTGGATGGGGGTGAAGTAGAAAACGCCAGTCGTTCTCGGAGCTCCCCACCGATTCCTTCTGCAACGAGCTGCCTGGATTCTCACTTTGGCCAAGATCAGCTGGCAATAGAGAGCGCAG AGCCCCTGAGTGTGGAGAGCACAGCCTGCAGCCTGGGCAGCATGAGTGAATCGGGGCAAGGCTATGAGTGCAGCACTCCTGTGGAGACGAATTGTTCCTTTGACCCCACGGAGGAGACGTCCTCGGGCGCCATCTCAGCTTCCTGCACGCGACACACAGTCAGCCCCTCAGGATCAGGGCTTTTTGCTTTGCCACCAACAGGACCAGGACTAGCGGAGAAGCAGGAGACGTTGCAGAGCTCTGGTGAGACGATAACCATGGACTTCACTCTCCCTGTAGACATTAATGAGGGTTTGCCTTTAATTGCTGGCCCTGTGGATTTGGACAGAGCCCCAGAGGCAGTGGTGGCCCCTGCGCAAGTGTCCTTATCGGTCACAGATTTTGGCCTCATTGGCATCGGAGATGTAAATAGTTTTCTGACTGCTCACCAGGCTTGCCCAGCGCCTGTGGCTCGGTCGGAGCCTTTGTCGCAGTGA